A window from Entomoplasma freundtii encodes these proteins:
- the tkt gene encoding transketolase, giving the protein MTKKDDSLHLNAMRILGVEAINKANSGHPGIVLGAAPMVFTLFTKIMAIDPQHSQWFNRDRFVLSAGHGSALLYSALHLSGFDLPMDELKRFRQWGSLTPGHPERGLTDGVEVTTGPLGQGIAMGVGMALGEKFLGHRFNKPNFPLINHYTFVLCGDGDLQEGISQEAITFAAKQELHKLILLHDSNDIQLDDKVSEATIENHQKRFEAAGWNVLEINDGEDLEALEAALNQAKKASKPTYIEVKTIIGRGATKEGTNQVHGNPLGTDLAIVKQRYQWDHPDFVIPQETYDFYKENVNHRGAKTYHEWEEMRQVYAKEFPNDYQELEKALNHNWEMNVEALLAATPVQKQATRISSGLVFNQLAQENPTLFGGSADLASSTKIKGPNGNYGPNNRDGRNVIYGVREFAMGAINNGMAAHGGILPVGSGFFVFSDYLKPAMRLASLMKLQNLFIFTHDSIAVGEDGPTHEPIEQLAMVRSIPMHNVFRPADYAETVGAYHYALKDKHHPSTIILTRQDLAQQKHHNVIAEVAKGAYILADQQNPEVTLIATGSEVELAVAIQQALLQNNVSSRVVSMPSMNLFEQQPLTYRQQVIDPKTFRVSLEMGTTYGWGKYVGDEGISFGIDEFGASAPGDEVIAKYGFTADKIVPQILKKLKEKK; this is encoded by the coding sequence ATGACAAAAAAAGATGATTCCCTCCATTTAAATGCCATGCGTATACTCGGAGTTGAAGCAATTAACAAAGCTAATTCAGGGCACCCTGGAATTGTCCTTGGGGCAGCGCCAATGGTATTTACCCTGTTCACCAAAATAATGGCTATTGATCCCCAACATTCACAATGGTTTAATCGTGACCGTTTCGTATTAAGTGCGGGTCATGGCTCGGCTTTACTTTACTCTGCCTTGCATCTAAGTGGCTTTGATTTACCAATGGATGAACTAAAACGTTTTCGTCAATGGGGTTCATTAACTCCTGGTCACCCTGAACGTGGCCTTACAGACGGAGTGGAAGTAACTACCGGACCTTTAGGACAAGGAATTGCCATGGGTGTTGGGATGGCTTTAGGAGAAAAATTTTTAGGGCACCGTTTTAATAAACCGAACTTCCCATTAATCAACCATTATACATTTGTTCTTTGTGGTGATGGTGATTTACAAGAGGGTATTTCTCAAGAAGCAATCACTTTTGCAGCAAAACAAGAATTACATAAGTTAATTTTGCTTCATGATTCAAATGATATTCAACTCGATGATAAAGTTAGTGAAGCAACTATTGAAAATCACCAAAAACGTTTTGAGGCAGCAGGTTGAAACGTTTTAGAAATTAATGATGGTGAAGACCTTGAAGCCTTAGAAGCAGCTTTAAATCAGGCTAAAAAAGCTTCTAAACCTACTTATATTGAAGTTAAAACCATCATTGGTCGAGGAGCGACAAAAGAAGGTACTAACCAAGTCCATGGTAATCCATTAGGGACTGACTTGGCAATAGTTAAACAGCGCTATCAATGAGACCATCCTGACTTTGTTATTCCACAAGAAACCTACGATTTCTATAAGGAAAATGTCAACCATAGAGGTGCGAAAACTTACCATGAATGAGAAGAAATGCGTCAAGTTTATGCTAAAGAATTTCCAAATGACTATCAAGAACTGGAAAAAGCTTTAAACCATAATTGGGAAATGAATGTGGAAGCTCTTTTAGCAGCAACTCCAGTTCAAAAGCAAGCAACTCGAATTAGTTCTGGACTAGTCTTTAATCAATTAGCTCAAGAAAACCCAACTTTATTTGGAGGTAGCGCTGACTTAGCTTCCTCAACAAAGATTAAGGGGCCAAACGGTAACTACGGACCAAATAATCGCGATGGGCGCAATGTTATTTATGGTGTACGTGAATTTGCTATGGGCGCTATTAATAACGGAATGGCTGCTCATGGTGGAATCCTTCCAGTCGGTTCAGGGTTCTTCGTATTTAGTGATTACTTAAAACCTGCAATGCGTTTAGCTTCATTAATGAAATTACAAAATTTATTTATTTTTACTCATGACTCAATCGCTGTGGGTGAAGATGGCCCAACGCACGAACCAATTGAACAATTAGCAATGGTTCGTTCAATTCCAATGCATAACGTTTTTCGTCCAGCCGATTATGCCGAAACCGTTGGTGCCTATCACTACGCTTTAAAAGACAAACACCATCCATCAACAATTATCTTGACTCGTCAAGATTTGGCCCAACAAAAACATCATAATGTTATAGCTGAAGTTGCTAAAGGAGCTTATATTCTGGCGGACCAACAAAATCCGGAAGTTACTTTAATTGCCACGGGAAGTGAAGTCGAATTGGCCGTAGCGATTCAACAAGCATTGCTCCAAAATAATGTTTCGAGTCGAGTGGTTTCAATGCCATCAATGAATCTCTTTGAACAACAACCCTTAACTTACCGTCAGCAAGTTATCGATCCAAAAACCTTCCGTGTTTCCTTAGAAATGGGAACTACTTATGGCTGAGGTAAATATGTCGGTGATGAAGGGATAAGTTTTGGAATTGATGAATTCGGAGCTTCAGCTCCTGGCGACGAAGTTATTGCTAAATATGGTTTTACTGCAGATAAAATCGTCCCCCAAATTTTGAAAAAATTAAAGGAGAAGAAATAA
- the rsgA gene encoding GTPase RsgA has translation MKCHGCGADLQNLHQSKIGYSEKLTNQYCLRCFKMKHYKVVIPQEITPAQFTEQLASLLVKPNELKHRLFYYVIDIFDIELSRNHYLETLLANEKVTILVNKVDLMPKAVKRLKLQKYFQDLFATSPLTNYQVFLVSKNNTNSLKFLQKQLEKQNTNEQYFIGHSNVGKSSLINALLKQNKQSENLVTAPSFHTTLNFLPVKINDYLTIIDTPGLNREDAWNYYVTPNDLKYLHFQKELLQYTYQIESGQSLIIGGLISVNFSFPAEQKIDLHYYAYQHLDIHRTKTNKSNDYLQKHQLELHPEPQAELINNHFLTYQPKIDVKTKRFDLSLGNLGWINVPNIPKLNITVSTNINLPSRSFQNLLTVRKPLV, from the coding sequence ATGAAATGTCATGGCTGTGGAGCAGACCTACAAAACCTACACCAATCAAAAATTGGTTATTCAGAAAAATTAACGAATCAATACTGTCTCCGTTGTTTCAAAATGAAACATTACAAAGTAGTTATTCCACAAGAAATTACTCCTGCCCAATTTACTGAACAATTGGCTTCACTTTTGGTAAAACCAAATGAGTTGAAGCATCGACTTTTTTACTATGTGATTGATATTTTTGATATTGAATTAAGTCGAAATCATTATTTAGAAACTTTGTTGGCTAACGAAAAAGTCACTATCCTAGTAAACAAAGTTGACTTAATGCCAAAAGCTGTCAAAAGGTTAAAGTTGCAAAAATATTTTCAAGACCTTTTTGCTACTTCACCTTTAACGAACTACCAAGTTTTTTTAGTTTCAAAAAATAATACCAATAGCTTAAAATTTTTACAAAAACAATTAGAAAAACAAAACACAAATGAGCAATATTTTATTGGTCACTCTAATGTCGGTAAATCTTCACTTATTAATGCCCTTTTGAAACAAAATAAACAGTCAGAAAATTTAGTAACTGCACCTAGTTTCCATACGACGTTGAACTTTCTACCAGTCAAAATTAATGATTATTTAACAATTATTGACACTCCAGGTCTCAATCGTGAAGATGCATGAAATTATTACGTAACACCAAATGATCTCAAATACCTGCACTTTCAAAAAGAATTACTCCAATATACCTACCAAATTGAAAGCGGTCAAAGCTTAATTATTGGCGGTCTAATTAGTGTTAATTTTTCTTTTCCAGCAGAACAAAAAATTGATTTACATTATTATGCTTACCAGCATTTGGATATTCACCGTACAAAAACTAATAAAAGTAATGACTATTTGCAAAAACACCAACTGGAGTTACACCCTGAACCACAAGCCGAATTGATAAATAACCATTTTTTAACCTATCAACCTAAAATTGACGTTAAAACTAAGCGCTTTGACTTAAGTCTCGGTAATTTAGGTTGGATTAATGTGCCCAATATTCCGAAACTAAATATTACGGTGTCTACAAATATTAATTTGCCTTCTAGAAGTTTCCAAAACTTATTAACCGTGAGAAAACCTCTAGTTTAA
- the rpsU gene encoding 30S ribosomal protein S21, giving the protein MASITVHEGEPIEKALKRFQKVASTNKAEARKREYHLSKKEKRIYKQKQNRKYK; this is encoded by the coding sequence ATGGCAAGTATTACTGTTCATGAAGGGGAACCGATTGAAAAAGCATTAAAACGCTTTCAAAAAGTTGCTTCAACTAATAAAGCAGAAGCACGTAAACGTGAATACCACTTGAGCAAAAAGGAAAAACGTATTTACAAACAAAAACAAAACCGTAAATATAAATAA